The DNA region AGCATGACCCATCACGCCCCATCCACGCTGCTGTCCGCAGCCTTACAAGCCGCCGAGCGCGGCTGGCACGTCTTCCCGCTCCGGCCCGCCGACAAGCGCCCCGCGCTCCACGGTCAATCCGTCTGCCCCCTGATCGGGGACTGCGCGGGTGGTCACTGCAAGTGGGAAGACCGGGCCACCACCGACCCGGACCGCATCTGCCGAGCCTGGGCCGACCGGCCGTTCAACATCGGCATCGCCACCGGCCCGTCCGGGCTCGTCGTCGTCGACCTCGACATGTTCAAGCAGAAGAGCAGCACAGGCACGCCTTGCGGCGTGACGACCTTTGGGGCGCTCTGCGAGCGCGCCGGCCAGGCCGTCCCGACCACCTACCGGACCCGGACCCCGAGCGGCGGAGAGCACCTCTACTTCACCGCCCGGCCCGGAATCCGGCTGGGCAACACAGCGGGCACCCTGGCACCCCTGGTGGACACAAGGGCATGGGGCGGATACGTCGTCGCGGCCGGCAGCACCACACCATCCGGCCCCTACGAGGTCACCGACCCGTCTCCGATCGTGCCCCTGCCTGACTGGCTGCTCAGCCTGCTCACCCCATCCCGTCCCGCACCTGCCGGACCACTGGTTGCGCCTGTTGTCAGTGGGACGCGCGCCGCCCGGGCCGCGCTGGAGCGTGAGTGCCAGCAGGTCGTCGCCGCACCGGAGAGGAAGGGCAACAACACACTCAACCGGTGCGCCTTCAAGGTGGGGCGCTTCGTCGCATGGGGCGACCTCGCCCGACACGAGGTAGAAGCAGCCTTCCAAGGAGCGGGAGAGGCCCGGGGACTCACCGCTGCCGAGTGCCGCGCCACGATCCGCAGTGCCCTGGACAGCTCCATTCGCACCGCCCGGCCCCGGGAGACGGCATGAGCACCCCTCCTCGCCCTCACTTGGAAGGCCAACCCGCACCCCCACCCGGTCTCAGCCTCGCCGAACCTACGCCGGCCACATCCGGCAGTGGTGCGGCGAAGGTCGTCGCCGAAGGCGTCCGCGTTGCTGTTCTCCCTGACCCGCGCACGGTCACTGTGACCGGTATCCAGCCCGGTCTGAGCCTGCGCGGACTCGGCCGCAACGAATTCCCCGTGGCGGACTGGCTGTGCACCTGCGGCCAGCACGAACGGGCCCGGGGGCGCCGCGCCGTCATCGAGCTGAACGCCCGCGCAACCCTCGGGCACTGCCCCCACACCACCACCCAGACCAGGAGGACCGCCGCATGACCGCGACGCCCACCCCGCCCATCGACGGCGCCGCCCTCCTCGACGAAGTCGAGACGTTCCACCGCCGATTCAACGTCTTCCCCCGCGAGGCCGCCTACGTGGCCGTCGCACTCTGGGACGCACACGCGCACCTCCTGGACGCGTTCGACTCCACCCCGCGCCTCGCCTTCCTCTCCCCGGAACCCGGGTCGGGGAAGTCCCGAGGGCTGGAGATCGTGGAGACGTTGACCCCGAATCCCATGGTCGCGGTCAACGCGAGTGCTGCCGCACTGTTCCGGGCAGTCTCCAGCTCAGAGGGACGGCCCACGATCCTCTTCGACGAGATCGATACCGTCTTCGGCCCCAAGGCGGGGGACAACGAGGAACTCCGCGGCTTCCTGAACGCCGGCCATCGCCGCTCCGGGGTCACCTACCGGTGCATTGGAGACGGCGGCAACCAGAGTGTGCAGGCCTTCCCGTCCTACACCGCCGTGGCGGTCGCCGGGCTCGGCTCCCTCCCGGACACGATCCTGACCCGCTCCGTCATCATCCGCATGCGGCGCCGGGCCAGGAACGAGAAGGTCGAAGCGTTCCGGCAGCGGATCCACGAGAAGGAAGGCAACGCGCTGCGCGACCGCCTCGCCATCTGGGCCGACCAGGTGCGCGAGCAGATCACCGGAGCATGGCCCGACATGCCCGACGGAGTCACCGACCGGCCCGCCGACGTTTGGGAACCGCTCCTCGCCGTCGCCGACGCGGCCGGTGGCGACTGGCCCGCACGCGCCCGCAAGGCTTGTGTGGAACTGGTCGCCGCCGCCCAGGTCGACGACAAAGGCTCTCTCGGAATCCGGCTCCTGACCGACCTGCGCGACCACGTCATGGTCGGCGTAGACCGGCTCCCCACCATCGCCGTCATCGACCGCCTGAACGCACTCGATGACGCCCCCTGGGCCGACATGGGAGGTCGCCCGCTGGACTCACGCCGCCTGTCGAAGATGCTCCGCGAGTACATGACCGGCGACAACGAACCGATCGTGACCCGCAACATTCGCACCGCCGGCGGCATCCTCAAGGGCTACTTCGCCGCCGACCTGGCCGACGCATGGGCCCGATACTGCCCGCCCGCCCGCCAGCAAGCGCTACATCCGCTACATCCGCTACACCCCAGCTCAGAAGGGGTGCCCGCGTAGCGGCAACCCACAGATGTAGCGGCTACGCCCCCGACCCCGTTCAGGCGCGTAGCCGCTACATCGCGCACGTCCGCTACACAAAACAACCCGCTGACCTGCGATGTAGCGGATGTAGCGGATGTAGCGGACTTCCCAGGAGGGGGCCGAGGAGCCCCAAGCCACTTCCCCAAAGGAGTGCACCGCATGGCACGCCCGCAGATGCTCAAGCTCCCCGAAGTCCTCGCCGAGCTCAACATGAGCCGCGCCGCTTTCTACCGTCTGCGCGCACGAGGCCTCGCCCCCAGGCTCATAAAGCTCCCCAACCACCAGGTACGTGTACGCCGCGCCGACCTTGACGCTTGGCTCGCCAGGTACGAGGAAGCCGCCTGAGTCCACACCGACCAGATCAGAGAGGGCCCGCCAAGGCGGGCCCTCTCTCCATGGAGAGACATGCTCACCTTCGACGTCGTCATCTGGTCCATCCGGCAACGCAAAAGCCGTCCGAAGCCCTGGGAGCTCCGCTGGCGGGTCGGAGCCGAGGGCCACTCAAAGAGCTTCACCCTGAAACCGCAGGCAGACGGTCGCCGCTCTCAACTCATGGCCGCTCTTCGGGCGGGGCAGCAGTTCGACGAGGAAACCGGGCTCCCGGAGAAGGAGCTTGCCGCCCTTGCGATGCCTACGTGGTACGAACACGCCAAGGCATACGCCCTGATGAAGTGGCCTGGAGCGGCGGCGAAGCACCGAGCAAGTATCGCGGAATCTCTATCAGTCGTAACGCCCGTCTTCACGGCTGCCACCGGCACCCGCCCTGATGCCCGCGTGCTCCGTGCCGCTCTCTATCAGTGGGCGTTTCGAGCCGTGAACGGACCGAAGAACCTGCTCCTCTCCCGAGCCGACGCCCAAGTACCCCCCGACGACGTCCAGAAAGCGTTGGAGTGGGTGGGTCAGCATTCGATGCGAGTGGACGAAGCAGCGAAGCCGGAGCACGTGCGCGCGGCGCTGACGGCTCTCTCCAGACTGCTGAACGGGAAGACCGCGGCGGAGAACACCGCGAACCGCAAACGCATGGTGCTGAGCAACGCCTTCCGATACGCGGTTGAGGAGCGAGCACTCCTCACGCGTCACCCGTTCCTGTCCGTGGACTGGGCAGCTCCCAAGACTTCGGACGAAGTCGACTTCCGTTGGGTGCCCGGCCCTCGGCTCGCTAGGACGCTGCTCGCTGCCGTGGCAGAGCAGGGCAACCGTGGCCAACATCTGGAGGCGTTCTTCGGGGCCGTCTACTACGTGGCAACGCGCCCTGGTGAGGCCGTGGCGCTGCGGGAGTCGGATTTCCTCCTGCCCCCGGAGAGCGACCCGGAGGCCTGGGGGGAAGTGCTGGTGTCAGAAAGTCATCCCGAGGTTGGGGGCGGCTGGACCGACAGCGGGAAGCCGCACGACGAGCGCGGCCTGAAGCACCGGGCGCGGAAGGCCGTACGCAGCGTCCCCGTCCCGCCGGTCTACGTCCGCATGGTCCGCTCCCATATCGAGCGCTTCGGTGTCGCGCCGGACGGCCGGTTGTTCCGGGCGGCACGTGGCGGACGCCTCACCTCGAACGAGTACTCCGAGGTCTGGAGCGAGGCCCGCAAGGCCGTGCTCAGCGAACAGGAGCTGCGCACCCCGATTGCGGACGTCCCATACGCCCTGCGGCACGCCGCGATCTCACTGTGGATCAAGTCCGGCATGGACCCGGTGGAGGCAGCCTCCCGCGCCGGCCACAGCCTCGCGGTGCTCTACCGGTTCTACGCCAAGCTCCTCAAGGGCGGATCAGCGGCGGTTAATCGGCTCGTTGAGCTGGGGCTTCGCGCCGAGGAGTAGGGACCATCCTGGCCCGCGCATGGCCCACACGCCCTGGTCAGCACCGGGAATCAGGGGCACGGGGTGAGACAAGGTGAGAACAGAGGGCGGGCCTCCGTACTGGAGACCCGCCCTCTGACCTGCTACTTCTCTGACCTGCTGCGGTGGGTGTGGGATTTGAACCCACGGTGACTCGCGCCACGACGGTTTTCAAGACCGTTCCCTTAGGCCGCTCGGGCAACCCACCCCGCGCCGTCGGATCCGGCAGCCGGGTCCGGCTCGACGCGAAGGACAGCCTAGCCGGTCAGCTGTCGCCCTTGCGCTCGCCCAGGGTGAGTTCGGCCGTCGCCGTCCTGCCGTCGCGCTTGTAGGTGATGGTGACCTTGTCGCCCGGCTTGTGGGTCCAGATCTCGCCGATCAGGGTCGGCCCGCTCTCGACCACCGTGTCGTTGAACTTGGTGATCACGTCACCGGCCTTCAGCCCTGCCTGTGCGGCGGGGCCGTTCGGTGTGACGGCGGGGGTGCCGCCCGCGCCCTGGTCGGAGATGACGGCGCCGCCGGTCTTCTCCTCCATCGTCACCGTGGCACCGATGACGGGGTAGACGGGCTGGCCGGTCTTGATCAGCTGCTCGGCGACGTTCTTCGCCTGGTTGACCGGGATGGCGAAGCCGAGGCCGATGGAGCCCGCCTGCGACTGGCCCACGCCGCCTCCGCTGGTCGACTGGATGGCGGAGTTGATGCCGATGACCGCGCCACCCGCGTCCAGCAGCGGGCCCCCGGAGTTGCCCGGGTTGATCGAGGCGTCCGTCTGCAGGGCGCTCATGTACGAGTTCTTGTTGCTGGAGCCGTCACCGGAGGCCACAGGGCGGTCCTTCGCGCTGATGATGCCGGTGGTGACCGTGTTGGACAGGCCGAACGGCGCGCCGATCGCGATGGTGGAATCGCCCACCGCGACCTTGTCCGAATCGCCGAGGGGCAGCGGAGTCAGTCCGTCGGGTGCGTTCTTCAGCTTCAGCACCGCCACGTCGTAACCCTGTGCCCGGCCGACCACTTCGGCGTCGTACTTCTTGCCGTCCGAGAACGTCGCGGTCAGCTGGCCGCTGTCCGCCGCCGAGGCCACCACGTGGTTGTTCGTGAGGATGTGGCCTTCCTTGTCGTACACGAAACCGGTGCCCGTACCGCCCTCGCCGTCACCGGACTGCGCGTCGATGGTCACGACACTGGGCAGTGCCTGCGCCGCCACGCCCGCCACCGTGCCGGCGGCGCGCTTGAAGTCCTTGGGGCTGTTGGAGGCCGCGACCGTGGTCGAACCCGACGAGGAGCCGTCGCTGCTGTCGGCTGCCCAGAAGCCGAGGGCCCCGCCGATGCCACCTGCGACGAGGGCGGCCACCGCCACCGCGGCGACCAGGCCGTTCGCGCGGCGCTTGCGCGGCGGTTCGGGCGCCGACGGTGCCGGGGCACCCCACTCCGCGGTGCCGCCGCCGTCCGCGTAGGCCGGGACCGCAGGCGGCGGCGGGGGCCAGGCGGCCGAACCGGCGGGGGGCTGCGGCGGAGCCGGGGGCAGGTGGGGCTGCTGCTGGTGGTGGTCGAAGGGGGACTCGGCGCCGTGGGGGTGCGTCGCGCCCGGAACCTGGGCGGTGGGCGCGTCCACGGGGGTCGCCGGGGCGGCGGCGCCGGACGCGGGCGGGGACCCCTGCGGGGTGCCCTCAGGAGCGGCAGCCGGCACGGGAGGTACGGACGGAACAGACGGTACGGACGCAGCCGCGTTGTCCTCGTTGCCCTCGTTCTCGGTGCTCACAGCTCTTTACTCCTCGGTTCCACTCGGCATTCGGCAAGAGATCCGCTGTGCACGTGTCTGCGGTCAGCTTTTCCCACAGCACGTCAGGCCACGGTAAGCAGGACCTGTGCATCCGCACACCAATCTTTACATCAGGCAAAACGGTCCGACCTGACATGGTGCCGACCTCCGTCGCGTCACGGTGACACCATGTGCCCGTGACCCACGCACGTCTACCCGCCCAGCAGCGTCCCATCCAGGTCATCGCGCACCGCGGAGCCTCGGACGACGCCCCCGAGCACACCCTGGCCGCGTATCGGAAGGCCATCGAGGACGGCGCCGACGCCCTGGAGTGCGACGTCCGTCTCACCGCGGACGGTCAGCTCGTCTGCGTGCACGACCGCAGGGTGAACCGCACGTCCAACGGCCGGGGAGCCGTCTCCGCGCTGGAGCTCGCCGACCTGGCCGCGCTCGACTTCGGTTCCTGGAAGGACCGCGAGGAGTCCCCGGACTGGGATCCGGTGCCGGGTGAGCTCACCTCCGTACTCACCCTGGAACGGCTCCTCGACCTGTTCACCGAGGTACGGGCCACCGGGCGTCCGCTGCAGCTCGCGATCGAGACCAAGCACCCGACCCGCTGGGCCGGCCAGGTCGAGGAACGGCTTCTCCACCTGCTCAGGCGCTACGGACTGGACGAGCCGCCGGCCGACGGGCCGCCACCGGTGCGCGTCATGAGCTTCTCCGCCCGGTCCCTGTACCGCGTCAGGGCTGCCGCCCCCGCCCTGCCCACCGTCTTCCTGCTGCAGTTCGTCTCACCGCGGCTGCGCGACGGACGGCTGCCGGCCGGTGCGCGGATCGCCGGGCCAGGGATGCGGATCGTACGCAATCACCCCGGATACATCGATCGCCTGCACCGCGCCGGCCACCGGGTGCATGTGTGGACCGTGAACGAACCGGCGGACGTGGAGCTCTGCGTGCGCCTGGGAGTGGAAGCAATCATCACGAACCGCCCGAAACAGGTGCTTTCACAACTAGGCCGTTCTTAACATCAGTTACCAGGAGTGCACCGGCGCATTCGCTCCGCATCCGATCGTTACGAGTGCATCACTGACAGGGCTTTGGCCGGTTTCCGGCGGAGTCCAGAAGGGCATCCAATCCCTGGCGTGGGGCAAAGGAGGTCTCGGGGGTGGCGTTTGTGGTGGCACAAGAAGTGCCCGCGTCGTCGAGCATGGCCGTACCCCATGGTCCTGCGGGTGTGGGACAGGCGCGGCACCGCATGCGGGAGCAGCTGCGCAGCAACGGGGTATCGGACTCGGTGGTCGACGACGCAGTCCTGATCCTTTCCGAACTTCTCAGCAACGCCTGCCGGCACGGCAGGCCGCTGGGCCGGCACACGGACGTCGGTGACGGCGACATCCGCGCCGCCTGGCGCGTGGACAGGGCGGGCGACCTCACCGTCGAGGTCACCGACGGCGGCGGTCCGACCAGACCGGTCCCGGCAACCCCCTCGGTCACCGCACGCGGTGGACGCGGGCTCAACATCATCAGCGCCCTCGCCCGGGAATGGGGCGTACGGGACGACGCCGCGGGTGAGGTCACCGTCTGGGCGCTGGTCTCCGGGCACCATGGGCAGAAGGCCTGCGGGACACGCACCGCGGCCCCCGGCCACGCGGGCGCCGGCCGCCGCGAGGCGGGCGGGCTGGGCGGCCTGGGCGGACTCGCCGGGCTAGGTTCCCTGGGCGGGCTGGACTTCTCCGAAGTTCTCGAGGCCTTCGACGACGTGGGCTGAGCGCGGGAGCGGAGGCGGGCCGCGCCGGGTCGGGTCCCGGCCGGGCGCGGAGCAGGTGTCCTCGGACGGCGACGGGGACGGCTAGGCTCGCGCCCGAGACCGCACTGTCGCAATCGGGAGATCGCCCACCATGGCCAAGAAGCGCCCTCAGTCCAAGGCCGGGAAGCCGCAGCTCAAGGACGGTGAGATTCCGGTCGTCGGGGCTCGCGAACCCTGCCCGTGCGGGTCCGGCCGTCGTTACAAGGCATGTCACGGACGCGCCGCCGCCCATGCGGTGACCGAGCTGGTCCAGCGCCCGTTCGAGGGACTGGCCGGTGAGTGCGACTGGGTCGCCCTGCGCGAACTCGTCCCCGCGGCCACGGTCGAACTGACGCTGAAGGGCGGGCTGCCCGAGGGTGTTCCGTCGGTGTCGCTCGCGACCGTCCTGCCGATGGCCTGGCCGGCACTGCGCCGTGACGACGGTTCGATCCTGCTCGCCCTGCAGAACGACACCTCGTCGGGCGACCTCAGCCGGGACCTCGCGGACACCCTCCGGCGGGCGCTCGACGCGGAACCCGGCTCGCCGGTCGCCGCTCGCCGCGTCCCCGCCGACGGCCCGCGCCTGCAGGACCTTCTCGACCCGGACGCCGCCTTCGAGCCGGTCGTGCACTCCGGCTTCGAGTTCTGGGTGCCGGACGCGGAGAACGCCTCCGCCGAGGTGTCCGCATCCCTCGAACGCGCCAATGCGGCGGCCATCCCGACCACGCTGCTCTCCGGCGTGGACGCCGCCTACTGGTGCGAGACGCCCGAGAAGAACCACCTCCGCTGGGTCATGCCGCACCCGGAGGAGCAGCTCCTGGACGCCCTCGCCCGGCTGCACGCGGCAGGCACGTCCTCGCTCGGCGAGGGCACCCGCCTCGTAGGCTCCTTCCGCGCACACGGGCTGATGGTTCCGGTGTGGGACCTGCCGAGCACGATGGGCGCCGAGGAGTGTGAGAAGCCGGCCGCACAGTTCGCGGAGCGGCTCGCCGGGGCACTCGCCTCGGACGCCCCGCTCACGGGCGAGGAGCGCCGGGCACGGGGTGGGCTCACCAACCGCCAAGTGACGCTCAGCTGACAGTGACGAGAGCCGGGGCCGGCTCGTGACTCCTGTCACAACTCCCCGTACTCACGGGTAAATCGCTGTCCCCAAAGGCGAGATCGAATTTGCTCAGGGCAGATCTCTTGTTACCGTTCTGGAAGCCCGGTCGCTGGTGCATCCCCCGTCGCCAGCGATCGGGCGTCCTCATGTCCGGGCACGAACAGCCGGGGCGCACGCCGGAGCACCGGTGGTTCGGCGCCGCTGTGGCCCGCCCACCGGTGCTCCCGGTCTTCCTTGTACGGCGCGTGCGCCCGTTCTGTCGCGGCGCCGGTCAGTACGTCAGCCGGCTCCCGCCGTCCGGAGCGCTGTTGCTCGCTTCCACGAGTGCGTCCAGGACCGACTCCACGTCCGGGAGCCATGGCTCCCCACCGTCGGACGACGGCGGTCGCACCCATCGCACCTGCCCCGTACCGATCTCCGAAGGGGGCAGGACGAGATAGCCGCCCTCTCCGTGGAAGCGCAGCGAACCGGGCACCCGGTCCTGGGCGTGCAGCAGCTCGCCCAGCCGTTCCAGGGTGTACGGGGCGACGAGCACGGACCAGCGGGTGGGGGTCGCCACCACGGGCCCGAGCCTCAGTCCCATGCCGTCGAGCGCGGTCAGCGCCCGGGCGCCCGCCACCGCGGGCAGGCTCAGTGCGCAGGGTGCCCGGCCACCGGTGGCCAGTACGACGGGGGCCGCGGGCCGGCTGGTCCACCACCAGCGCACCATGCGGGTGTCGGTGGTCGCCGCGAGGAGACCGGGGTCGAAGGGGTGTGCGCCGGGTACGGCGCACTCGGGGTCGGGACAGGCACAGCCGCGGCCGCGTTCGCCACGTACTCCGGAGACCGCAAGGCCTGCTCCGGGCAGTACGGGCCACTTCCAGGCGGTGGCGCAGGTGAGCGCCGCGTCGAGCTGAGCGGAACTCCCCTCGCGTCGGGGCCTGCGTCGCCTTCCGAGGATCTCGCGCATGAGCGCTCGTTCCTTTCCGTTGAACGCCAGGGTTCACATTCACACCACGCGTCCGTTACTCCACGCGTGTGTTACTTCACTGTGCGTACGTGCTCATCAGGTCTGCGGTACGGACGATCAGTCGGTGCCGAGCGTGAGCCGATCCGAACAGAGTGGAACCGAAACAGATGGAGCTGAACCGAGTTGGACAGAGCCGAGTCCGGTCAGAACGTCGCGCGGGCGGCGTGCGCTTCGCGCGTGCCGTCCCTGGTGCAAACCCCGCCGCTCGCGGGTCGGGGTGCGGTCGTCACGGGTGAGGACGCCCGGGCACACTGTCGGGTTCCGGGGCGATCGCAACTGCCCCTGGCCATCAACGATTACGTACCCAGCATGACCGGAATGACGCGCCCTCCGGCACTTCACCCCGAGAGCGCCCCTTGTCGGGCAGACCCAGTCGACCGCAAATAGCCGCACGGGGGTGCATTTTTTGGCCAAGTTACCTGACTTATGGACCCCCCGAATACCGCGAGGACAATGCTGGACATCGCCTCACTTCTGCGTGTAGATGTGGGTGCGTGTACCTGTGGACGCACTGATGGCGGCGCAGAATGACATGGGGGTTCGCGATGCTATCCACCGAAACGCACCGCTCGGAAAGCCGACTGCCATGAGTGCCCCGCATCTGCCGAAAGTGGCTGGAATCGATCCCATGGTTCCTGTTTCAACGCACACTGCCGCTCCGCTGAAGAGCGTGCCGCCCGCACCGGCAGCCTTCATCCAGGACCGACTGGCGAGCTGGGTCTCCGATCTCACCACGCTGCACGAGCTCACCGAGCGACTGGCAGGTACGAGCACCCTCGACGACGCCCTGCACGAACTGCTCGGCGCCGGGGCCGCTCTGGTCGGAGCCCGCCGCGGACTTCTCGTACTCGAACCGGCCGACGGGGCCGTGCCGTGCCGCACCATCGGCCTCGGCCTCGCCCACGCGGAGCTCGGACACATCGAGACCGTCCCCCGCGACGCCACCCCGTACGGCCGCCTCCTCGACGGTCTGCCGGACACCGACGCGCCCCTGGCCAGCCCCGACATCCTCGGCGACACGAGCACCGACCCCCGGTGCCGCGAGGTCGCCGCACGTCTCGGATACGCCGCCAGTTACGCCCTGCCACTGGCCACCGAGGCGACCGGACGGCTCGGTGCGGCCGTCTGGCTGTACGACGAGCCCGCCGAGCCACTGGAACGCCAG from Streptomyces sp. B1I3 includes:
- a CDS encoding glycerophosphodiester phosphodiesterase — protein: MTHARLPAQQRPIQVIAHRGASDDAPEHTLAAYRKAIEDGADALECDVRLTADGQLVCVHDRRVNRTSNGRGAVSALELADLAALDFGSWKDREESPDWDPVPGELTSVLTLERLLDLFTEVRATGRPLQLAIETKHPTRWAGQVEERLLHLLRRYGLDEPPADGPPPVRVMSFSARSLYRVRAAAPALPTVFLLQFVSPRLRDGRLPAGARIAGPGMRIVRNHPGYIDRLHRAGHRVHVWTVNEPADVELCVRLGVEAIITNRPKQVLSQLGRS
- a CDS encoding ATP-binding protein; this encodes MAFVVAQEVPASSSMAVPHGPAGVGQARHRMREQLRSNGVSDSVVDDAVLILSELLSNACRHGRPLGRHTDVGDGDIRAAWRVDRAGDLTVEVTDGGGPTRPVPATPSVTARGGRGLNIISALAREWGVRDDAAGEVTVWALVSGHHGQKACGTRTAAPGHAGAGRREAGGLGGLGGLAGLGSLGGLDFSEVLEAFDDVG
- a CDS encoding DUF3631 domain-containing protein, translating into MTATPTPPIDGAALLDEVETFHRRFNVFPREAAYVAVALWDAHAHLLDAFDSTPRLAFLSPEPGSGKSRGLEIVETLTPNPMVAVNASAAALFRAVSSSEGRPTILFDEIDTVFGPKAGDNEELRGFLNAGHRRSGVTYRCIGDGGNQSVQAFPSYTAVAVAGLGSLPDTILTRSVIIRMRRRARNEKVEAFRQRIHEKEGNALRDRLAIWADQVREQITGAWPDMPDGVTDRPADVWEPLLAVADAAGGDWPARARKACVELVAAAQVDDKGSLGIRLLTDLRDHVMVGVDRLPTIAVIDRLNALDDAPWADMGGRPLDSRRLSKMLREYMTGDNEPIVTRNIRTAGGILKGYFAADLADAWARYCPPARQQALHPLHPLHPSSEGVPA
- a CDS encoding bifunctional DNA primase/polymerase; the encoded protein is MTHHAPSTLLSAALQAAERGWHVFPLRPADKRPALHGQSVCPLIGDCAGGHCKWEDRATTDPDRICRAWADRPFNIGIATGPSGLVVVDLDMFKQKSSTGTPCGVTTFGALCERAGQAVPTTYRTRTPSGGEHLYFTARPGIRLGNTAGTLAPLVDTRAWGGYVVAAGSTTPSGPYEVTDPSPIVPLPDWLLSLLTPSRPAPAGPLVAPVVSGTRAARAALERECQQVVAAPERKGNNTLNRCAFKVGRFVAWGDLARHEVEAAFQGAGEARGLTAAECRATIRSALDSSIRTARPRETA
- a CDS encoding bifunctional DNA primase/polymerase codes for the protein MREILGRRRRPRREGSSAQLDAALTCATAWKWPVLPGAGLAVSGVRGERGRGCACPDPECAVPGAHPFDPGLLAATTDTRMVRWWWTSRPAAPVVLATGGRAPCALSLPAVAGARALTALDGMGLRLGPVVATPTRWSVLVAPYTLERLGELLHAQDRVPGSLRFHGEGGYLVLPPSEIGTGQVRWVRPPSSDGGEPWLPDVESVLDALVEASNSAPDGGSRLTY
- a CDS encoding AlpA family transcriptional regulator, which encodes MARPQMLKLPEVLAELNMSRAAFYRLRARGLAPRLIKLPNHQVRVRRADLDAWLARYEEAA
- a CDS encoding S1C family serine protease, whose amino-acid sequence is MSTENEGNEDNAAASVPSVPSVPPVPAAAPEGTPQGSPPASGAAAPATPVDAPTAQVPGATHPHGAESPFDHHQQQPHLPPAPPQPPAGSAAWPPPPPAVPAYADGGGTAEWGAPAPSAPEPPRKRRANGLVAAVAVAALVAGGIGGALGFWAADSSDGSSSGSTTVAASNSPKDFKRAAGTVAGVAAQALPSVVTIDAQSGDGEGGTGTGFVYDKEGHILTNNHVVASAADSGQLTATFSDGKKYDAEVVGRAQGYDVAVLKLKNAPDGLTPLPLGDSDKVAVGDSTIAIGAPFGLSNTVTTGIISAKDRPVASGDGSSNKNSYMSALQTDASINPGNSGGPLLDAGGAVIGINSAIQSTSGGGVGQSQAGSIGLGFAIPVNQAKNVAEQLIKTGQPVYPVIGATVTMEEKTGGAVISDQGAGGTPAVTPNGPAAQAGLKAGDVITKFNDTVVESGPTLIGEIWTHKPGDKVTITYKRDGRTATAELTLGERKGDS
- a CDS encoding DUF5926 family protein; its protein translation is MAKKRPQSKAGKPQLKDGEIPVVGAREPCPCGSGRRYKACHGRAAAHAVTELVQRPFEGLAGECDWVALRELVPAATVELTLKGGLPEGVPSVSLATVLPMAWPALRRDDGSILLALQNDTSSGDLSRDLADTLRRALDAEPGSPVAARRVPADGPRLQDLLDPDAAFEPVVHSGFEFWVPDAENASAEVSASLERANAAAIPTTLLSGVDAAYWCETPEKNHLRWVMPHPEEQLLDALARLHAAGTSSLGEGTRLVGSFRAHGLMVPVWDLPSTMGAEECEKPAAQFAERLAGALASDAPLTGEERRARGGLTNRQVTLS